TGGCAACACTGGGATTTCAGGAAGGTCAGCGCGAATGCGCCGCGCGGCACCCGGCCGCTTTCAATCTCGTGCCTACCACACTAGACGAGACATGCCGGCAGTGCCAGGAAGTCCCCCGATCGAGGGGAAGGCGATGATCATGGTGGCAATTGCCCCAGCAGACAGGGAATACTGGACATCGACGGCGAGGGATGGCCGCACTGGGAGCCGCGCAATGGCACGCGCAGCAGGGATAGACCGCCACAATTCGGTGTCCGGGCGGCAAAGCATCAGAACACCGGCTCGGACGAACTCACGGGTATTCCGAGCGGCGAACGAGTTGCCGAGCCAGGACTACGGTCGACGCGGTCCGGGCAGCGATCGAGGAAGGGGTCGCAAAGGGGAATCGTTGATGGAGATCGTTCCCGGCAACGGTTCGCGCGACACGAGAAGCACATCGTGCGGTTTCCTGCACGGGAAGAACGTCACAGTGTGTGGGTAGAGAGGAGAAGGACGCTGGACAAACGTCAGTCGGATCTTCATACACCTCCACGGGAAGTGATGTGCAGCGGTCGTCAGAGCGGGACCAGGCATCAGAGCAGCGAGAGCGGCTAGGCCCTGCGCAGTCAGGGGACAGTGACGCCGGTGGAACGGCATTCGGTGTGACAGCAGCGGCTGGAGGTCCGAGGGTTCGCCGAGCGTGGCGACACAGCCGATTGCCACGCAGTGGCCGCCTCCAAGGTGCACGACCCCGGGGTGTAGAGCGCCCGGGTGAGCGCGCACCCGTTGAGCTGGGTGCCCTGAGCGACGAGGCGAGGCCGATGGCAAAGCGATCGCCGCCTCGGCTTCCGAAGGTCACCGTCAAGTCCTGCTGATGATGGACAGGCACGTTGGCGACAAAGCTCCCGGCGGTGGTGGGCAGTGGCCAGGTAAGCGAGGCACGGATAGCGCAGACAGAGGAGGCGGATGACACGGACGAGCACGCAAGGGGTGGGTCGACCGAGCGCGAGGGGTGAGCAAGTGCAGGGAGGCTGAGCGAGCGCGAGGGGATGGACTGAGCAAGAGAGCACAAACATCGGGTTGAGCCGGGCTGGGGCGCTGCGAACGATTGGAGGGTGGAACAAGACCAGACCGGCGATGGTGGCACGTCAAGGGGATCGTGCTGGGCTGCACAGTGGGTACGGTTGACCGAGGCGGGTGCCGGTCAGCGACGAAATGAGAAGCGTCTGTGCCTATTGATCCCGCGGTCGCGATCGGCGCCGATCTTGGCGAACTGCATTTCTCCTGGACTCGATCGGACGTGCTGCTCTACCACCTGGTGCTGGGCGCCGGGGCCGATCCGCTGGACGAACACGAGCTGCGCTACACCTATGAACAGGACCTGCGGGTGCTGCCGACGTTCGCCACCGTGGCGGCCGACCTGCGCACCTTCAGCCTCCCTCGATCACCTTTCCCGGAGTGGACATCGACCTGGCCAAAGTGCTGTACGGCAAGCAGGAAGTGCAGGTGCACCGGCCGATCCCGGCCGAGGGTGCGGCGATCGCCCGGACCCGGCTGGTGGACGTGTTCGACAAGGGCACGGCCGCGGTGCTGGTCCAGCGGACTGAGGCGACCGACGAGCAGGACGATCCACTGTGTACGGCCACAGCCAGCCTCTTGGCCCGCGGCGAAGGCGGATTCGGCGGAGAACGCGGGCCCTCGGACCGGATCGACCCGCCCGAGCGCGGCCCGGACGCGGTACTCGAGGTGACGACACTGCCGCAGCAGGCACTGCTCTACCGGTTGTGTGGCGATCGCAACCCGCTGCACGTCGATCCGGAGTTCGCTCGGCGCGGCGGTTTCGGCCGGCCGATCCTGCATGGCCTGTGCACCTACGGCATGGTCGCCAAGGCCGTCGTGGACGCCTTCCTCGACGGCGACCCGGCACGCGTCTCACTGTTCGGGACGAAATTCGCGGGCGTCGTGTTCCCCGGTGAGCGGCTGCGTGTACGCGTGTGGCGCGAGGACGAAAAGGCTGCTGGTCACCACTACTGCCCCGGAGCGCGACGGCGTGCCTGTGCTCTCGGACACAGTTCTGATCCCTCGGTGACCCGAGTCCGCGTACTACGGTGTCCACATGTCGGACGAGAGCTACTTCGTGGTCCGTGGCCCTGTCGAGCCGGGCGACCAGCGCGGCCGTGAGCTGGGCTTTCCCACGGCCAACATCGCACTGCGCGACCAGCGCGGCGAACTCGGCGACGGGGTGTGGGCCGGGTGGGCCGAACGTCCGGACGGCACCCGCGTGGCCGCCGCGGTGTCCGTCGGCCGTCGCCCCACTTACTATGGCGCCGACGGGTACCGGCTGGTCGAGGCGTTCCTGCTGGACTTCGAGGGCGATCTGTACGGCGAGACGCTCACCGTCTGGCTGGGCAGTCACCTGCGGGAGCAGAAAGCCTACGGCTCAGCCGGGGAGCTGATTGAGGCGCTCGCGCACGATGTCCAGGAGACGCGCGACTGGGTATCGGGGCATCCGGCCGCAGCGCTGCCCGCACTCGGCACTCCGCCACCGGACGGCGAGGTCCGGCGGGTCGGCTGAAAAGTGCCCTAGCCGGATGCGCCAACGGTGACCCGCCCGAAGGCGGATGCGCCGCAAAGCGGACGACGGAAATCGGAAAGCCGAAGGCCGAGATCGGAAATCGGACGGCCGAGGTCGGAAGACGGAAGGCGCCCGAGGCTGAGGGGCGTGCCGGGTCTCGCAGTGGCAGAGGACTCATCGCCAAGGCGGTTCGGAGGCCGGGTCCCTCCTGCCCGACCTGCAGCGCCCATCCTGCCAACCCCTGCAGCGCGTCCTGTCAGACCTGTTGCGCATCCGTCCTACCAGACCTGCCGCACGTCCGCCCCGCCCGAACTGCAGTGCGCCCGTCCTACCAGACCTTCAGCGCGTCCGCCCCGCCCGAACTGCAGTGCGTCCGCCCTACCAGACCTTCAGCGCGTCCGCCCCGCCCGACGTGCAGTGCGTCCGTCCCATCCGACCTCCAGCGCGTCCGTCCCGCCCGACCTTCAACGTCCGTCTGCTTGCCTGCGACGTCCGTCCTCCTTGACCTGCGGTCTCCGGGTTGTCGCAGCTGCTGGACGGGCGTACTCGTGTCAGGCCGCGGCCAGCAGCAGGTAGCCCATCCCGGCACCCATCGCGGCTCGGCACCACGTGCGGGAGGCGTGACCGGGCAGCGACTCGGTGCCACGCAGTCGCATCGCCTGTGCTCCGGCGCGGAGTGCGTCCGCTGCGAAGTAGGTGGCCAGCACCGCAGCCGCCGGCCAGGCCAGGCCGGTGTCCATTGTGGACATAGTGAGCCAGGGGCCGTGTGCCGTGCCGTGCTGGGGCATCGCGCTCACCATGTACAGCATGGCGAGCGCGGACAGCGCGTGGTGCCCACAGCCGGACGGCTGGCAGGAGCGGCGCTCGCGCAACCAGGAGACCCCGAGCCAGCCTACGGCGAGCCCGAGCACGGCCTGCCAGCCAGCCGCCGGAATCGGCCCGCCGACCGGCGAGAGCATGGCCACCATGGCGATCACGAGCAGTAGTTCCGCAAGATCGCCGGCGCGTACACCGGGGCCGAGGCGCACGTAATCGAGCCGTACCAAGCGAAGCACGCACGGCAGCGCGAGCAGCGCACACAGCACCGTGAACGACCAGGCCAATGACAGGTTCACCGCGGACCGCGCGACAGCGCAGCAGAGACGGGCATCCTCGGCCACCTCATTCCCGGAACGCGGACACTGGCATTTCACCGTGGCATGCGCCATCCGCCCGCGACAGCCAGCATTGTGGTGAAGCGGACCCACCGAAAGGACTACTCGGACAGGAACCATCCCACCGGCCGGGATGCCGGTGACGGGCCGCTGTTTCGCGGCCTCGATCCGATCTGTGGAGGTGTCGAGCAGTTTCTTGCGGCCTCAGCGAGGTCCCCGTGGACGTAGGCTACGCCGAACTGACCGCCGTGCGGATTCCCCAATCGTTCCGCTGAGAGCCAAAGCACCCGCACCGCCGCTCTTCTGCCCGCGGACGCAGGCCTCGCCGAACCAGCCACACGGATCCGGCCGTTCCGCTCAGGATCACAGCATCCTCAACGATGTCGTTCACGCCACGCAGTCAGTGCCCACCGAGCTGACCACCGCACGTTGGGTACATCGGTAGGCAGCAAGTCAACTGCGATGAAGCCTTCGCCTCGTGGCGGCGCAGAAGCCGGGTTCCTCCTGCTGCGCCCGCATGTGCCGTCATTCAAGACGATATCCACGTCAGGGGGTCAGGACACGGCTGCCGCCCCGGCCCACCCGTTCCAGCCTGGATTCCCTGGAGACTAGCCGGCGGGAAAATCTGCGCGGGAGCGGCAAGTGTCTGCTGTGGACAGTCGGGCGGACAGGTTCAGACGGTTTCGCCGAACGCGCCCGACGAGGTCTCGTGACGTTCAGTGGGACCACGGCGATCGCGGGATTGTGCCTCGAAGCAGGCGAGCCGGAACATCGTGGAACTGAACCTGGGAAAGCCTGACCAAGCACGCCCTCAGCCGACCGGCGCGACGGTGATCTTGAGCTTGTGCGACAGCTCGTCCTTGGTCTCGGTATCGAGACCCAGCGAGATCGACCCGTCCTCGGTCACGGTGAACGAGAGTTCCACCGTGCTTTCCTTCAGCACGAACGGGTCTTCGCCACCGCCGGCGACCGCGAGCACGGTCATGATCGTGGTGATCGCATCCACCAGCACCTGGTCGACGGTGCCGTCGCGGATCTCGTGTGCGGGCGCGAGGTCCGGTGGCACCAAAGTGATATCGATCGCGTGGGTGTCCTTTGTGGTCAACGTGGTGCCGAGCTTGACGGTCATCCCGACGAACGGGATCTTGAACTCCAGCCGCGCGCCCGAACCGGTCGTCGCGATCGCGTTCAGGGTCAGCTGGACCGCGGTGACCCGGACGGTCCGGCCGGGGTCCGCGCTCGAGATGCCGGCGTCGCGCACCGCGGCCTTGACCGCGTCCACCAGACTGCTGACCGGTACCCCGGTCGCCGTGACGTGCATGCTCGTCCTCTCGTGCTCAAGCGGGCGGGAACGCCGTCGCTTCCGGATCACCGTAGGCGGTGTAGGCGAGCCAGCTGGGATCGGGATCATCGTGAACGGCCGCCCGGCGCGCCCAGCCGAGCGCGTTGCCGAGTGTGGCGCCATCCTGCAGGGAACCGTAGAACGTCTCCGCGAACACCCGGGCGCTCCGGCTGCGGACCGGCCACAACGTGCCGACGAACGCCCCCGCGCCGGCTGCCATGAACTGCTGTGCCCAGCCGATCATCCGGCTGAACTCCAGCGCGTTGCCCGCAGTCCGGCAGGCGTTGAGGAACACCAGCGGGCGGTGCCCGGCGAGGCTCTGCCGGACGGCCGCGCTGTTGAGCAACCCCGGCACGAACGGGCCGCCACGCATCGCGACGGACGCGCCGTCTTCCGGAGTGAACGTGTTGTGACAGGCGAAATGCAGACCACCGCGGGGGCCGGCGGCGATCAGATCGAGCAGAGCGCCCAAGTCGCCGAGGGACGCACCGGGGCCGAGGACCCGCCGGAGGGCATCGACTTCCTCCTGCGCGTCGGTCGGGGCCGGTTCCGAAGTCACGTAGGTGCACGGGGTCACCGCGAGCTGGGCGTTGCGGGCCTGGCCGAAAACCCGGCGAAGCACGGGGAACTGCTCCACCAAGAACCCGTCGTCCGCGCCGGGGCGCAACGGGTACAGCAGTTCCCACGGCACCACGTCGAAGTCGGTGGCGATCGAGAACGCCGAAATGTGCTCGCGAATCTGCCAGAACTGGTCCTGCAGCACGTGCGGCACCATCGCCTGCCACAGCCCGACGCCGGTCTCGGCCATCCAGCGCCGGGCCATGCTTCCGGTGTAGGGGCCACGGCCCTGTGCGAGTTGTTTCAGCGTCGTGATCGCTCGTTCGATGGCCGCGCTCGCGTCACCGGCCGCGCCCTGCGCGAGGACCGGCTCGAACAAGTAGGCGTCGGACAGCAACTGGAAGACGGTCTGCCCGCCGAGCGACCGGACCTGCAACGTCACCTCGCCGCGGCGAGCCCGCACGTCCAGTGGCCCTGACCTGGCCCATTCGGGCTGTCCGGCCGGGCCGCCCGGCTCCACCGAAACCTGGGTCTCCAGCTCGGCGAGGAAGGTGCCGCCGGCGAAGGCCATCAAACGCACGCCGTGCAGACCGGGCTGCTCGGTCCGGAACACGAACCGGACCGGTTCGGACTCCCCGTGCGGCGGCACCGTGAGTCGCTGCTCCGGCGCACCGAGCGGGACGAGGCCCGTGGAAGGTTGCACCAGCAGGGAAATCGCGGTGGCCCCGGCCAGCCGATCAAGGAGTACCGAGGCGGACCACGGCCCGGGATCGGTCGCGACGCGCACGAGGAGGCTGATCTCGGTACCCAGCGCGGCCCGGCTGGGCAGCCCGGCGACCAGATGGCGAGGGTGGGACGCCGGAGCGGGCTCGACGTCGCCCTCCGGCGCCGGATCGCCAGCAGGGCTGAGCCGGTGGGAAGTCTCGCTCGCGCCCAGCCTGGTGTCCACGTCCGCGCGATCCGGAGCCGGGCCGGGACGGGCTCTGGCCGGCCTGCGCTTCGGTGCGCCGCCGTTGGCAGGAGCCGGGGCAGGTCGCCGGGCTTCGCGGATCCGGGGGCGGCGGCGGGCAGATCGGGCGCCGTCGGTCCCCGCCGAGCCCTCGTTTCCCCATCCGGACGGGGTATTGCCTGTGACGGCCTGGCCGTAACCACCGGGCGGCCGTTCCACCGGGCTCGCGGCGCCGCTCTGGTTTTCCGCGTTTGGCGGTGTACTGCCTGCGCCGGTCTGCTCGCCATAGCCACCTGACGAACCCGCGGCACCACCCGAACTCTCCCCACCCGACGGCGCTCTGCCGACACCGACCGGCCCGCCATCACCACCCGCCCACCGTGGCGCTGAATCCTCACCAGCGCTCCGCTCCTCGCGGTCTGACGGCGCACCGCCTGCGCCGGTCTGGCCATAGCCACCCGACGGCCACCCTCCCGGACCCGCGGCGCCGTCCTGATCCCCCTCGTTCGGTGGTGCACTGCCCGCGCCGGCTTGCCCGCCATCACCGCCCGACGGCCGTCCTACCGGACCCGCGGCACCTCCCTGATTTCCCCCACCCGACGACTGACTGCCCGCGCCCGCCGGCCCGCCATACCCGCCCGAAGAACCCGCGGCACCACCCGGATCTCCCCCGCCCGACAGCTCACTACCCGCACCAGCCCTCCCGCCACAACCATCCGACGACCACCCAGCAGCACCACCCGGATCTCCCCCGCCCGACAGCTCACTACCCGCACCAGCCGCCCCGCCATCACCATCCGACGACCACCCAACAGCACCGCCTTGCACTCCCCCACCCGACGGCTCGCTACCCACGCCGGTCTGCCCGCCATCACCGCCCGGCCACCACGGCGCTGAACCCTCGCCATCACCCTCACTCCCCCGGTCCGCCGGCACATCACCCGCGCCGGGGCCACTCGACGGCCACGCCGGATCCGCAGCACCACCTTGAATTCCCGCACCCGACGGCCAAGCTCCCGGACCCGCGGCGCCGTCCTGATTTCCCCCACCCGAAGGCGCGCCGACCTGTGACGGACCCCCACCACCCCACGACGCATCGTCCGAGCCAGCCTGCTCGTCATCGTCGTCCCAGTACGCCGAACCCCCAGAACCCCCGCCCCGCACGTCCTGGTCATCACTCGGAGGCAGGGCACCGGCCGTCCAGCCGAGCACGCGGGAGCGGTACTCAGCCGCCGGGATCCGGCCTGCGGCAAGGTCCTCGTCCAGCGTCCGCAGCTGGTATCGCCAGTCCGGCGCGCCGGTCCCGGCGGTGCTCCACAGCAGGTCGATCCGGACGGCCGCAAGGGTCGCCCGCTCCGGATCGGTCGCGTCGAGACCCGTCAGGGCAGCGAGGACGGCGGCGCGGGCCAGGGCCGAAGCCGGAGCCGCGTCCAGTGCGGCCAGGGCAGAGCGCACGCCAGGGTCTCCGGCCACCAGTTCTTCCAGCTCACCGAATTCCGGGTCACCCCGCCAGCGGGCACGCAGCTGCAGATAGCACTCGGCATACCGGGTATCGAGCATCGAAAACCCTCCCCCAACAAGCTCCCGATCGGTGGCCGGTCACAGTGTCGCCCACCGCCGTCCGCCCGGCCAGCAGGGCGGGGTCAGTGGCTGGAGACCAGCTCCGCCGGGCACAGGTCCAGCCGGTACGGCCGGTCGAGCCGGGCCACCTGCTCGCCGGTGGCCTCGGCGTCCAGCACGTAACCACCGTCGACGAGGCGGAAGCAGCTCAGTGTGGGCTCGGTGGGTTCGACCACCCAGTAGTACGGGCAGCCCGCCGCGGCGAGACGGGCTGGCTTGAGGTGGTGGTCGATGTGCCGGCTGGAGGGCGAGACCACCTCGACGGCCAGCACCGGGACGCCGACCAGCGCCCGTTCGGTGAAGGTCTCCCGGCGGCCCACGACCACGTCCGGGATCAGCACGGTGAACTCGTCCAGCACTACGTCCACGGGAGCGGGCAGCACCTCGCAGTCCGCAGGACAGACCGGGGTGAGCGCGGCGAGGAGGCGCGCGACCACCCGCTGATGCAGCGGACGCGGGGACGGGCTCACCAGTAGCGTCCCGTCCACCAGTTCATACCGGTGGCGTTCATCCGAGATCGTCTCCAGGTCCCGACGGGTGAGACGGTCGCCATGTGCGAACATCGGGACTGTCACCATGCTGCCCCCGCAGGCGGGCCGAGAAGAAACGACTCCGCCAGGGTAGACGGACACATCCGGCAGCGCGAACCGGCCTCCGCCGCGTTCCGGACCCGGGCGGCCCATTCCGCACGGCCGCTGCCCGATCCCCGGTTCACCCACGGTGACGGGATTTCCCGGAAAGCACCACGGACAGCCCAGCGGCGGGGGCGATACAGGGCCGATCGAGTCATGTCCGCGATTTCCCGGAAAGGCCATTCGCCGTCCAGCAATCGGCCATCGCATGCTCATCGTCTGGTAGCCTGAGCCGCACGGACACCGTTTCCCGGAAGCACATCCCGAGTACCCTACCATTCCGGATCACCGGATCATGAGAAAGGCCGATTCAGCGGAATTTCATCATTCGGCATTCCCTGCGCGCTGCGTGATTCACCGGACGGACGGATCGGCGCGTCATCCTGACCGGACGCCGTTTCGCCTCCTTTCCTCCGGTGGTGGTCATGTCTCCGTCCGCACCGAGCAGGCCGGTGTCGTTGTTCCGCCTCGACGGCGGTGCCCCGGACCACGAACTGCTGGTTCCGTTGACTCCGGAGCAGATCAGCACGGACATCCCGGTCCGGCTTTCCGGGACCCACGCCCGCCTGGTGGCCGGCGCGTTCCGCACCGAGGCCCCGCATTGGCTGCCGCACGCGGAAGCGCTCACCGGCAGCACGCTCGAACTGTCCTCGATGCTGCCGTTCGCGGTCCTGCTGGTGCCCCGCCCGCCGTGGTGGTACGCGGTCACCTGGGGCGCCGGGCATCTGGTGCTCAACGACGACCACGTCGAGCCGGGTTTCGGGCTGCGCTTCGGCATCCGCCGGCTGGACCCGTTCGCGCTCGGGCTGGTGGCGAGCGCGGCACTGGACGTGTCCGCGCGGGCCACGCAGATCTCCATCCCCGGCGGCGGCGAGCTGTCCGCGTTCCGGCTGGAGCCCTACGGCGAACTGGTGCAGCGCATCGCCGGTTCGGCCGATCTGACCGACCTCACCTACGGCCGGGTGACCGGCAAACGGCACCGCATCCGCGTCGGCACGTCGTTGTGGGCGCCGCTGGCCAAGGATCCCGAAGCATTCCTGGCCGATCTCGACGCGGTCGCCGCGGTGGTCGACGAGCCGGACGAGGATTCCGCGCTGCGGTTCGTCTCCCAGACCCGGCCGCTGGACCGGCACCACCCAATCGTGCCGGAGCTGGAACGGCGGCTCGCCGGCGCGCTCGGCTGCGACGGCGGGGAGCTCGGCCTCGCCTGGCCGCCCGGGGCCGGGCCGGACGCGGAGAACGCCGGCTCGTTCCTGGTGACCGCGCTCGGCGCGGGCGGTCCGTTGCACGTGCCGGGGCGGCTCGAACCGGAGCACCTCACCGCGCGGCTGGCGAGTATTCCGGAGGACCGGCGGCTCAAGGCGTTGCGAGCAGGACGGATCACGCCCTGCGCCGACGAAGCCGGGGCAGAGCCGACCGGCGCGCCGCTGCCCGCCGCGAAGTGGCTCGCCTACGAAACCACCGTCGAGCACACGCGTTACGTCTTCCACCAGGGCCGCTGGTACCGCATCGGCGAGACCTACGTTGCCCAGATGCGCGAGCAGGTAAGCGATCTGCTGGCGCGGCGTCATCAGTGGCCGGCAGTGACTTGGAAACCCAGCGGTGCACCGGATGACGAGCATCGGTACTGCCGGCTCGTCGCGGAACAACCCGGGTACGTCTGCCTGGACCGCGACGTCGCAAGCACGCCACTGCACCCGCGGTTCGAACTGTGCGATCTCTTGGGCCCCGAAGACGAGCTGATCCACGTGAAATGGCTGGGCCGGGCGACGGCGGCGAGCCACCTGTACACCCAGGCGCTGGTCTCAGCCGAAGCACTGCACGACGAACCGCAGGCCATGGCACAGCTGGCCGACAAAGTGTCCACTTCGGACCCCGGACGGGTGCTCTCCGGCGCGCCGGACACCGTCGTGCTGGCCGCTGCGGGCCGTTCCTGGCACGTGGACGAGCTGTTCACCCTGTCGCAGGTGGCGTTGCTGCGCCTGGACCGCGCCCTGCGAGCGTTGCGGGCGACCCTGGCGTTCGCGGACATTCCTTACACGGCCAAGAAAAAGGTGTCCGCGCGACGGATCCCGAAGCAACGACGGGGCGGCACCCGCCGCTGAATCTCAGCCGGGCGTGGCCACGAGCAGCTCCCGCAACGCCTCCGGCAGCGCGTCGGCGAGCGGCCACAGATCCTTGACCAGCTCCTTCGCCCCCAGCAGCCCTACGCCGATCTTTCCGTCGCAGGACAACACCGTGACGTTCAGCCCGGCGCCGTGGAAGACCGGCCCCAGCGGGTAGAGCCCGGTGACCCGCGCGCCGAGCAGGTACAACGGCATCGGCGGGCCTGGCACGTTCGAGACGATCAGGTTGTGCACCACCGGATGCCGTTCGGCCAGCCGGAGCGCCGAGTACGCCCGCACGCCGAGGCCGAACACCGCCGCCGGGGAGAACTGCGCCCAATCGGCGAGCAGGTCCGCACTGATGTCGTGATGATGGTCCTTCGCCAGCCGGTTCGCCTCGGCCAGGAAGAACACCCGCGCCGCCGGATCGGCCAGGTGCGTGGGCAGCGACACGAAGAACGCGGACACCCGGTTGCTGCCGCGATCGCGTTCGGTCCGCTCGTGCACCGACACCGGCACGGTGCCCACCAGCGGGTCCTCCGGCAACTCGCCACGGCCGAGCAGAAACTGGCGCAGCGCACCGGAAACCAGCGCCAGCACCACGTCGTTCACGGTGACCCCGAACGCGTTCTTCACGCGCTTCACCTCGGCCAGCTCGAGCTGCGCGAAGGCGACCGAGCGGTGGCCGGTGATCGTCCCGTTGAGCGAAGTGCGCGGCGCGGTGAACGGCACCGGCATTCCCTTGCCGTGCAACGCCTTGCCGAGCCAGCGCGGCAGCAGCCGGGCGATCTCCGCCGGGCGGCGCAGCAGTACATCCGCGCTCTCCCACAGCATTCGCACCCGCGTCGGCAGGCCGGTGTCGTGCCCGGCGTCCGGGATCTCCGGCACCGGCGCGTCCGGTGCGAATCCGGCGAGGTAGGTGATCAGGCTGGCTCCGCCGACCCCGTCCACACTGGCGTGGTGCATCTTGATCAGCACGGCCACGCGGTCCTCGGGGCCTTCGATCACGGAGCACTGCCACAGCGGATGCGCGCGATCGAGCTGCTGACCAGCAAGATGCGCGCACAGCTCGGCCAGCTCGCGATCACCGCCCGGCGCGGGCAGGCCGACCCGGTGCAGATGGTTGTCCAGGTCGAAGTCCTCGTCCTCGACCCACACCGGATGGCTGAGGTTCCAGAGCGGATTGTGCAGTTTGCGGCGGAACGCCGGGATCACCGCGACGCGCTCCGCGAGCCGTCGTTCGAATTCCGGGAACGAATACCCGCCGGGCATGGTCGTCCCGTCCAGCGTGAGCAGTCCGCAGACGTGCAGCAGCTGCGACGGGGTCTCCAGACAAAGAAAACTCGCGTCGAGGCCGCTCAATCTCTGCATCGGTCCAGGGTATTCCAGAAACGGCGGGCACGGAGTCCCGCGAAGGTAGCATCGGACAGGTGAAACCGGACTTCCTCACCCGGCGGGCGGCGACGCTCGGGCTCACCGCGCTCGCGGTGGCACCACCGAAGGCCCGTCGCACCTCGATCCCGGTGTTCTTCGCCGGATGGCTCACCGGCGAACTCGCCCCGCATCTGCTCGCACTCACCGCGGCGGACACCGTGCAGCATCTGGCCCGCCGCGGATTACGCGGTCGCGGCGATCGTGCCGGGCTGGCCCTGGCCGCAGTTTCGGCGGCCGGGCTCGGCTCGGTGATCGCCACCGCGCAGCGTGCGCGGGGCGAGGTCGAATCTGCCCTGACCGGCGCGCTCGGCCCGGACTACGCCGAACGGCTGGCGCCTCGGCCCGGCGACCTGGCCACGCCGTGGACACAGATCGCGCTGCCGTTCCGCAGCCACGACCCGCAGGTGCGGCGGGACCGCGACATCGCCTACGCCCCGGGCGGGAAGCGTTTCCTGCTCGATGTTTTCCGCCCGCGCGAGCCGGTCCGCAACGCGCCGGTGCTGCTGCAGATCCATGGCGGCGCGTGGGTCGTCGGCAACAAGGAGGAGCAGGGCCAGCCGCTGATGCGGCACCTGGCACGCCGCGGCTGGGTCTGCGTGGCGATCAACTACCCGCTCGCCCCGGCGCACCGCTGGCCCGCGCACATCGTCGCGGCCAAGCAGGCGCTCGCCTGGATCCGCGAGCACATCGCGGACTACGGCGGCGATCCGCGGTTCGTCGCGGTCACCGGCGGTTCGGCGGGCGGGCACCTCGCCGCGCTGCTCGCGCTGAGCCAGAACGATCCGGCACTGCAGCCCGGTTTCGCCGAAGCGGATACGAGCGTGCAGGCCTGTGTGCCGCATTACGGCGTGTACGACATCGCGGCCGCCACCGGCACCGCGGACAGCCGGTACCGGCTGGAAAGCCTGCTCGCGCGGCGGGTGTTCGCGCCAGATCGGCCTCCGCGCGATCACCTCGACGATTACCTCGCCGCCTCCCCGCTGAACCGGGTGTCCGAGGAGGCGCCGCCGTTCTTCGTGATCCACGGCAAGCACGAT
This Amycolatopsis sulphurea DNA region includes the following protein-coding sequences:
- a CDS encoding riboflavin kinase → MSDESYFVVRGPVEPGDQRGRELGFPTANIALRDQRGELGDGVWAGWAERPDGTRVAAAVSVGRRPTYYGADGYRLVEAFLLDFEGDLYGETLTVWLGSHLREQKAYGSAGELIEALAHDVQETRDWVSGHPAAALPALGTPPPDGEVRRVG
- a CDS encoding DUF5134 domain-containing protein, whose protein sequence is MSLAWSFTVLCALLALPCVLRLVRLDYVRLGPGVRAGDLAELLLVIAMVAMLSPVGGPIPAAGWQAVLGLAVGWLGVSWLRERRSCQPSGCGHHALSALAMLYMVSAMPQHGTAHGPWLTMSTMDTGLAWPAAAVLATYFAADALRAGAQAMRLRGTESLPGHASRTWCRAAMGAGMGYLLLAAA
- a CDS encoding trypco2 family protein, whose protein sequence is MHVTATGVPVSSLVDAVKAAVRDAGISSADPGRTVRVTAVQLTLNAIATTGSGARLEFKIPFVGMTVKLGTTLTTKDTHAIDITLVPPDLAPAHEIRDGTVDQVLVDAITTIMTVLAVAGGGEDPFVLKESTVELSFTVTEDGSISLGLDTETKDELSHKLKITVAPVG
- a CDS encoding CHAT domain-containing protein; its protein translation is MDTRLGASETSHRLSPAGDPAPEGDVEPAPASHPRHLVAGLPSRAALGTEISLLVRVATDPGPWSASVLLDRLAGATAISLLVQPSTGLVPLGAPEQRLTVPPHGESEPVRFVFRTEQPGLHGVRLMAFAGGTFLAELETQVSVEPGGPAGQPEWARSGPLDVRARRGEVTLQVRSLGGQTVFQLLSDAYLFEPVLAQGAAGDASAAIERAITTLKQLAQGRGPYTGSMARRWMAETGVGLWQAMVPHVLQDQFWQIREHISAFSIATDFDVVPWELLYPLRPGADDGFLVEQFPVLRRVFGQARNAQLAVTPCTYVTSEPAPTDAQEEVDALRRVLGPGASLGDLGALLDLIAAGPRGGLHFACHNTFTPEDGASVAMRGGPFVPGLLNSAAVRQSLAGHRPLVFLNACRTAGNALEFSRMIGWAQQFMAAGAGAFVGTLWPVRSRSARVFAETFYGSLQDGATLGNALGWARRAAVHDDPDPSWLAYTAYGDPEATAFPPA
- a CDS encoding Uma2 family endonuclease — protein: MFAHGDRLTRRDLETISDERHRYELVDGTLLVSPSPRPLHQRVVARLLAALTPVCPADCEVLPAPVDVVLDEFTVLIPDVVVGRRETFTERALVGVPVLAVEVVSPSSRHIDHHLKPARLAAAGCPYYWVVEPTEPTLSCFRLVDGGYVLDAEATGEQVARLDRPYRLDLCPAELVSSH
- a CDS encoding TIGR04141 family sporadically distributed protein — encoded protein: MSPSAPSRPVSLFRLDGGAPDHELLVPLTPEQISTDIPVRLSGTHARLVAGAFRTEAPHWLPHAEALTGSTLELSSMLPFAVLLVPRPPWWYAVTWGAGHLVLNDDHVEPGFGLRFGIRRLDPFALGLVASAALDVSARATQISIPGGGELSAFRLEPYGELVQRIAGSADLTDLTYGRVTGKRHRIRVGTSLWAPLAKDPEAFLADLDAVAAVVDEPDEDSALRFVSQTRPLDRHHPIVPELERRLAGALGCDGGELGLAWPPGAGPDAENAGSFLVTALGAGGPLHVPGRLEPEHLTARLASIPEDRRLKALRAGRITPCADEAGAEPTGAPLPAAKWLAYETTVEHTRYVFHQGRWYRIGETYVAQMREQVSDLLARRHQWPAVTWKPSGAPDDEHRYCRLVAEQPGYVCLDRDVASTPLHPRFELCDLLGPEDELIHVKWLGRATAASHLYTQALVSAEALHDEPQAMAQLADKVSTSDPGRVLSGAPDTVVLAAAGRSWHVDELFTLSQVALLRLDRALRALRATLAFADIPYTAKKKVSARRIPKQRRGGTRR
- a CDS encoding WS/DGAT/MGAT family O-acyltransferase, producing MQRLSGLDASFLCLETPSQLLHVCGLLTLDGTTMPGGYSFPEFERRLAERVAVIPAFRRKLHNPLWNLSHPVWVEDEDFDLDNHLHRVGLPAPGGDRELAELCAHLAGQQLDRAHPLWQCSVIEGPEDRVAVLIKMHHASVDGVGGASLITYLAGFAPDAPVPEIPDAGHDTGLPTRVRMLWESADVLLRRPAEIARLLPRWLGKALHGKGMPVPFTAPRTSLNGTITGHRSVAFAQLELAEVKRVKNAFGVTVNDVVLALVSGALRQFLLGRGELPEDPLVGTVPVSVHERTERDRGSNRVSAFFVSLPTHLADPAARVFFLAEANRLAKDHHHDISADLLADWAQFSPAAVFGLGVRAYSALRLAERHPVVHNLIVSNVPGPPMPLYLLGARVTGLYPLGPVFHGAGLNVTVLSCDGKIGVGLLGAKELVKDLWPLADALPEALRELLVATPG